TGTGCACATGCTGATCCAGtttcaaaaaacacaaacagcgaCGGTCCAGACTGTTCAAGTGGTCAAGAGCCATCCACAGTTCTTCACTCTCCAGGCTTTGGTGGAGAAAGAAATTGTTCATATGAACGATTTGATATTGATCCGCATGCTGGACGATTTTCGACGGTACATGAACTTTTCCCAATCAGTTTAATTGTAATGTGAGCAGCCGCCCCATTCTGTGTTGCTGCCCGTCATTTAGGCTGGAAGTGGAGCATTCTGAGCctcttgttcagcagctggtTTCAGAGGCGTGGCTCAGGTTGGACAGGTAGGATTACGCTTTGCAGTTATCTTCATGTCATCATCcacatttgtttgtctgattgtctgCAGGATATCGCAAATAGTTATCGATGGAATTTTATGGAATGCTGTGTAGGGTTGGATCGTTGGCCTGGAAATAATTGATCAATGTGCACAATTACATGCAGATTATAATCCATATACGAgggagtaaaataaatatttgcatatCAAACACATGTATTATTCAAACTCATCATAGCTTTCAAGTGATAAATGGCTGACAGGATTCTACTTTGAGGGAAGTTTGAAGTGATTTTTCAGTTATTCCGGTTTTAGTTAGTTGGGTTGGCAGAGGTATGTACTTTCCTAGCGCTCTCAAGTTCCAGTCCATTTTGGGTTAATatgcttttcattattttattgtgcaaGGAAAAATAAGACAGAAAATGTCTCCTTGATTAACTATTATACATTTTACACAAATGTTTGCAGACTTCCAATGTTGCCTCCATCCGAATTTGCCTTCTGCCTAAGTaatcagcatcttcatcacagTACTGTCACGGGGCACATCACGACTATAGTGGCTCAGAGGTTGTCATCTATTGATGATATGAGGTCAGTCATGAATTGCATTGATCATTTGTGGATACATTTGTCTCCCAGATTTGATGTATTTACCCTTTGGAAATCTTTCCTCAGCATCCTTTCTGTATTGATGAATAGCTTAGGACACCTGGCATCTGCCCAACTTGGGGATGCCTTCATCACCAAGGCAAACCATCTCCTGGACACCATGGATGATGTGAATTACGTTCACGTGCTACGCACCACTAAACACAGTGACCTGCCTCTGCTGGAAAAGTGCAGCAAGATCCTCCTTTCCAGAATCCCCGTGATGAATGTCAAACATATTACGATGACCTCAATTCTGTATCGGTCCCTGCACTTCAGGTGTGAAAGCCACCTGGCTATTAAAAAGAGACTAACAGAACTGTTTGATTCAGACCATAAGCTCGAGTGCTTTTCGGGACTGTTTCCCATCCTGGCTCCAATGGCCGATCGGGAGCTCAGAGCCAGGTTTGTATTAGTGGAGTGATCCTGAGTGGAGAGATTAAACCCTCTACCAACAGACCTGCGGTTTCATTCTTCTTAGGCTGGAGAACGCCGCCTTCCTGTTGGCAGATGAGTTCAGTGGCCAGCAGGCTCTGGTCATTTTTAAAGCTCTGAGGATGATTAACAACAGGAATCTTCACTTATTGAACAAGTGAGTCCGTATATCTCACACATGGCTTTTGAAATGCAGCTGCACTCTACTATCAAAAGTATTAAGTTCTCAGCTACCCAAATCGTTGAATTGAGGCATCCTTCCATGGCCTGCATGCAGACTACCACCATGATCATTAGTGAATATGGAGTTGAGTTGAATATGGATCAAAAGTAGTAGCACCTGGTGGACGGTCTTTGCACACGGGGTTCGGCCGGGCTCAGCCCGAAAGGTTGACGTGGGCCCGACCTCCGGTGGGCGGGTGGCAGTCAAGATGGGCCTCAACAAATCGATCTCcaacgtagtgagggaggacgatgcaaaggacagggtgaagtggagaaagctgATGTGCTGCGGCGACTAGGGTGTCCAGATCATCACCGGACAAATGTGGGACAGCAGACTATAAGtgggacaaaggagggacacTTCGCAGATgccaaacaattattattatttccggacatatgatatattttgtgtaattaagtcCCTCAGTATAAATTAAGTTGTGCATTTAAAGGACTGCATATTTGACTTGTTccgaagtcttttattttatacaacctcttgaaaaaacatgtaaataaacattccacaaagaatggggCTATCAATTGTTATTATTCTttctaatcttgtgttgttttaacaggtaaaaatatatataaaaactaatttaaacagtaggccagt
This region of Brachionichthys hirsutus isolate HB-005 chromosome 12, CSIRO-AGI_Bhir_v1, whole genome shotgun sequence genomic DNA includes:
- the fastkd1 gene encoding LOW QUALITY PROTEIN: FAST kinase domain-containing protein 1, mitochondrial (The sequence of the model RefSeq protein was modified relative to this genomic sequence to represent the inferred CDS: deleted 2 bases in 1 codon; substituted 2 bases at 2 genomic stop codons) is translated as MNRDHVMKQLQDCAARXSNKVLDVVGENKLKFTAERVSLAVHMLIQFQKTQTATVQTVQVVKSHPQFFTLQALVEKEIVHMNDLILIRMLDDFRRLEVEHSEPLVQQLVSEAWLRLDRLPMLPPSEFAFCLSNQHLHHSTVTGHITTIVAQRLSSIDDMSILSVLMNSLGHLASAQLGDAFITKANHLLDTMDDVNYVHVLRTTKHSDLPLLEKCSKILLSRIPVMNVKHITMTSILYRSLHFRCESHLAIKKRLTELFDSDHKLECFSGLFPILAPMADRELRARLENAAFLLADEFSGQQALVIFKALRMINNRNLHLLNNVMCFVFSDFECILDRNLHPLPYSEPRTEQISHMGNKSPEHKQDELPPGAQRVAVEFLNSKNFCKDSHHLNGNALLRNKHLEILGYRVVQIPHFEWNSMELSTRAAWKDYLKKKIFKEESSXRIYI